In Zingiber officinale cultivar Zhangliang chromosome 3B, Zo_v1.1, whole genome shotgun sequence, a single window of DNA contains:
- the LOC122055363 gene encoding FAD synthase-like, producing the protein MEIDRAVRESVDRRLQTKYQNAVYVIQRAFSLYEFEQVAFSFNGGKDSTVLLHLLRAGYYLHQGKSECSNQHLSDNALKCPIRTIYFESPCAFPEINSFTYETARDYDLQLETIHSDFKSGLEALLKKKPTKAIFLGTRIGDPNAVGQEQFSPSSIGWPPFMRVNPILDWSYRDVWAFLLTSKVKYCSLYDQGYTSIGSIYDTVPNALLSVADSPSMKENFKPAYMLADGRLERAGRNKKLVLKDDNASLNNGVASIPLNGSFRASIIIVGDEILFGITEDMLSGTLCKKLHGIGWQTTRVAVVQNEIDSVAEEVEGRKATNDMVFLFGGFGPMNSDVSLAGVAKAFGVRLAPDEEFEEYLRHLIGQHCIGDRNEMALLPEGITELLHHKKLPLPLIKCQNVVILSATNICELETQWECLLELPSVPLVQSTPFTSKYLSTTLSDVEIAQTISKLCLEFSDIYMGCHRKSRVTPSIISFVGKDKSRLELAAQRLSSSFPDGSFYEHRCD; encoded by the exons ATGGAGATTGATAGGGCCGTCAGGGAAAGCGTCGATCGGCGGCTGCAGACAAAGTACCAGAACGCCGTTTACGTGATTCAGAGGGCTTTTTCGCTCTACGA GTTTGAGCAGGTTGCCTTCAGTTTTAATGGGGGGAAGGACTCAACG GTATTACTTCATTTACTGCGAGCTGGCTATTATTTGCATCAAGGAAAATCAGAATGTTCAAATCAGCATCTCTCGGATAATGCACTCAAGTGTCCAATTCGAACCATATATTTTGAGAGTCCTTGTGCTTTCCCTGAGATTAATTCTTTCACTTATGAAACTGCCAGGGA TTACGACTTGCAACTGGAAACTATTCACTCAGATTTCAAATCTGGCCTAGAGGCTCTATTGAAAAAAAAACCCACCAAAGCTATTTTTCTTGGAACTAGGATCGGTGATCCTAACGCG GTTGGACAAGAGCAGTTTTCCCCTAGTTCAATTGGTTGGCCTCCTTTCATGAGAGTGAACCCTATCTTGGACTGGTCATACAG GGACGTGTGGGCTTTCCTCTTAACTTCCAAAGTTAAGTACTGCAGTCTCTATGATCAAGG ATATACTTCAATTGGGAGCATATACGACACAGTTCCGAATGCATTGCTAAGCGTTGCTGACTCACCAAGCATGAAAGAGAATTTTAAACCTGCATATATGCTCGCTGATGGAAGATTAGAAAGAGCTGGTAGAAACAAGAAGTTAGTACTTAAAGATGACAATGCTTCTCTAAACAATGGTGTGGCTAGCATTCCTCTGAATGGTTCCTTCAGGGCATCAATCATCATCGTAGGTGATGAGATTTT ATTTGGCATTACTGAGGACATGCTGAGTGGCACATTGTGCAAAAAGCTACATGGCATTGGTTGGCAAACGACTCGTGTGGCGGTTGTTCAAAATGAA ATAGATTCTGTGGCCGAAGAAGTTGAAGGGAGGAAGGCTACTAATGACATG GTTTTCTTGTTTGGAGGATTTGGCCCTATGAATTCTGATGTGTCACTAGCAGGTGTGGCAAAAGCTTTTGGAGTTAGGCTG GCTCCTGATGAAGAGTTTGAGGAGTACCTCAGACATCTTATAGGACAACACTGCATTGGTGACAGGAACGAG atGGCTCTATTGCCTGAAGGCATAACTGAATTACTGCATCATAAGAAGCTACCTCTTCCGTTG ATCAAATGTCAGAATGTTGTTATTCTTTCTGCAACAAATATATGTGAATTGGAAACCCAATGGGAGTGTCTTCTTGAATTACCTAGCGTGCCACTAGTGCAATCAACACCATTCACATCAAAGTATCTTAGTACCACACTTTCTGAT GTTGAAATTGCTCAGACCATATCAAAGCTGTGCCTTGAATTTTCAGATATTTACATGG GATGCCATCGGAAGTCCAGGGTCACTCCTTCCATTATAAGTTTTGTTGGGAAG GACAAGTCTAGACTTGAATTGGCTGCCCAGAGACTGTCCAGTAGTTTCCCGGATGGATCTTTCTATGAACACAGGTGTGACTGA
- the LOC121967991 gene encoding transcription factor RAX1-like, with protein MGRAPCCDKANVKRGPWSPEEDQQLREFIEKHGTGGNWISLPQKAGLRRCGKSCRLRWLNYLRPNIKLGDFNEDEDRIICSLVAAIGSRWSIIAAHLPRRTDNDIKNYWNTKLKKKLLGLQQTPNMKPQQQMLPSTYYYSAVSAPAPAAAAAAVADLVEGIPIAPCFWSSFTALNHQNGGGDVIFGGAQYGGGSGEASWGPYSSGAKATVCASSSRSWSLYHC; from the exons ATGGGGAGGGCTCCCTGTTGTGACAAGGCCAATGTTAAGAGAGGCCCTTGGTCTCCTGAGGAAGACCAGCAACTGAGGGAGTTCATAGAGAAGCATGGCACCGGTGGGAATTGGATCTCTCTGCCTCAGAAAGCTG GTCTGAGGAGGTGCGGCAAGAGCTGCAGGCTGAGGTGGCTCAACTACTTGAGGCCGAACATAAAGCTCGGCGACTTCAATGAGGACGAAGACAGGATCATCTGCAGCTTGGTGGCCGCCATCGGAAGCAG ATGGTCGATCATCGCGGCTCACCTGCCGCGGAGGACCGACAACGACATCAAGAACTACTGGAACACCAAGTTGAAGAAGAAGCTGCTGGGGCTACAACAGACACCGAACATGAAGCCTCAGCAGCAGATGCTGCCTTCGACCTACTACTACTCAGCAGTATCGGCTCCGGCacctgcagcagcagcagcagcagtggCAGACTTGGTAGAAGGCATTCCGATTGCTCCATGTTTCTGGAGTTCATTCACAGCCTTGAACCACCAAAACGGTGGCGGCGACGTCATCTTCGGAGGAGCTCAGTACGGCGGTGGGAGTGGAGAAGCATCATGGGGCCCCTATAGCAGTGGGGCCAAGGCTACTGTCTGTGCATCATCGTCCAGGTCATGGTCTCTGTACCATTGCTGA
- the LOC122055365 gene encoding autophagy-related protein 9-like isoform X1 produces the protein MSSWGVLRRFKWPWKNRRFLNSQVLDDRAIDIELTYYTKLPAAEPDSPSDLLTGEEQDNELIVDLDIFFESLYNYYCGKGLKCITIKWIVEILTVIFMEFFIWFFLLVVDWPALHTAKCGIDALKSRYKTCDLAEIAIKKHPLVPFTLTKGVIVGCMVMLAIYGVFNFLIFIVQFKGMLKVRNFYYNSLNITDREIQAASWQTVLEKIIQSQHTQRLCVVKKLSAHDIVMRMMRKENYLIAMLNKGVLAFPVPWLVPGAGPSLIKNGRKYQIILPKTLEWILNWCIFQSMFDSKFCVQREFVENTSLLRMRIRIIGIVMFLISPCLAIFMLVYLFLRHAEQFYHHPSTASSRRWSNLSKWIFREFNEVEHLFRYRMNNSIAYASNYLKQFPAPCVSLIAKFISFVSGGFAAILIIIAFMDESLLEGHVFGRNLFWYAAIFGSATAISRAAISDEVQVLDHDGAMSLVVNYTHYMPKRWRGKEKTDLVRAEFQSMFQYTGTMLLEELLSIFLTPIILVFFLPERVDDILHFILEHTVYVEGVGDVCSFSTFNFKNHGNTKYGSPCPAEKERSSSQGKMEKSFFSFQCAYLYSEPDADGQQFLSTLQKFKEKQTHLARVSDLLQTWKWQPTRGLSSQPDIVHRFTPNMLSSNRCFLKNGCHLDSPFAMDRELLDHPYILDCYHASKPLEVLENQEGLPSPRTEVAFKPNQDFIASQNNLRDEVENKDQHWDLSFSDQLLSRAEASTSGSLFQSSPAQDGMHHSRTMARWWERRASSLATGTSFLEPPTRFHNHNYSHHSDDVLKYGDDIEDLGEHQASSSIRDDSGLDDEVLDLAFVDNDDQMKKNMKLRLGGMI, from the exons ATGTCCAGTTGGGGAGTTCTAAGAAGATTTAAGTGGCCATGGAAAAACAGGAGATTCCTGAATTCCCAAGTGCTTGATGATAGGGCGATTGATATTGAATTGACATATTACACTAAACTGCCAGCTGCTGAACCTGATAGCCCATCTGATCTTCTTACAGGAGAAGAACAGGACAATGAGCTAATTGTTGATTTAGATATCTTCTTTGAGTCTCTCTATAATTACTATTGTGGAAAGGGCCTGAAGTGCATTACTATAAAGTGGATAGTTGAGATCCTGACTGTAATCTTCATGgaattttttatttggtttttcTTGTTGGTTGTTGATTGGCCTGCCTTGCACACTGCAAAATGTGGGATTGATGCGCTGAAGTCTAGATATAAGACTTGTGATCTTGCAGAAATAGCCATAAAAAAGCACCCATTAGTCCCGTTTACATTAACAAAAGGTGTCATTGTTGGGTGCATGGTTATGTTGGCAATCTACGGGGTATTTAACTTCTTGATATTCATTGTACAGTTCAAAGGCATGCTTAAAGTCCGCAACTTCTATTATAACAG TCTCAATATCACAGATCGTGAAATTCAGGCAGCTTCATGGCAGACTGTGTTAGAAAAAATCATACAGTCACAGCATACACAGCGACTTTGTGTGGTAAAGAAACTTTCTGCACATGACATAGTGATGCGAATGATGCGCAAGGAGAATTATTTAATTGCAATGCTCAACAAAGGCGTTCTTGCTTTTCCAGTTCCTTGGTTGGTACCTGGAGCTGGTCCTTCTCTAATAAAAAATGGAAGAAAATATCAGATAATATTACCAAAGACCCTTGAGTGGATACTAAATTGGTGCATATTTCAAAGCATGTTTGACAG TAAATTTTGTGTTCAGAGGGAATTCGTAGAGAACACTTCATTGTTAAGGATGAGGATCAGGATTATTGGGATCGTGATGTTTCTCATTTCACCATGTTTAGCAATATTCATGTTGGTGTATCTGTTTCTAAGGCATGCAGAACAGTTCTATCATCATCCAAGCACAGCATCATCTCGAAGGTGGTCTAACTTATCAAAGTGGATCTTTAGGGAGTTCAATGAG GTTGAACATTTATTCAGATATCGAATGAACAATAGCATAGCATATGCTTCAAACTATCTAAAGCAATTTCCTGCACCTTGTGTGTCCCTTATTGCCAAATTCATCTCTTTTGTATCTGGTGGTTTTGCTGCTATTTTGATCATCATTGCTTTTATGGATGAATCTCTGCTGGAGGGCCAT GTTTTTGGCAGAAACTTATTCTGGTATGCTGCCATTTTTGGATCTGCAACTGCTATAAGTCGAGCTGCTATATCAGATGAGGTTCAGGTCCTTGATCATGATGGAGCAATGTCCCTTGTCGTAAACTATACACATTATATGCCAAAGAGATGGCGTGGCAAAGAAAAGACTGATTTGGTTCGGGCAGAGTTTCAGTCCATGTTCCag TATACTGGAACAATGCTGTTGGAAGAGCTGCTGTCAATCTTCCTAACACCTATAATCCTAGTATTCTTCCTGCCAGAG CGTGTAGATGATATCCTACATTTTATTTTGGAGCACACTGTTTACGTTGAGGGAGTCGGTGATGTCTGCAG TTTCAGCACATTCAACTTCAAAAATCACGGCAATACAAAATATGGTTCCCCCTGTCCGGCAGAAAAAGAAAGGAGTTCTTCCCAAGGGAAAATGGAGAAATCATTCTTTAG TTTTCAGTGTGCATATCTGTATTCGGAACCAGATGCCGACGGCCAGCAGTTCCTTTCCACTCTTCAGAAGTTCAAGGAGAAGCAAACACATTTAGCTCGTGTTTCAGACCTTTTGCAGACCTGGAAATGGCAACCCACTAGAGGCTTGAGTAGCCAACCTGATATCGTTCACAGATTCACTCCAAATATGTTAAGCAGTAATAGATGCTTCCTGAAAAATGGCTGTCACCTGGATTCTCCATTTGCCATGGACCGTGAACTTTTGGATCATCCATATATTTTGGATTGTTATCATGCATCCAAACCTCTCGAGGTGCTAGAAAACCAAGAAGGTTTACCTTCGCCAAGAACCGAAGTTGCTTTCAAGCCAAACCAAGATTTCATTGCAAGCCAGAACAATTTGAGAGATGAGGTTGAGAACAAGGACCAGCATTGGGACCTCTCCTTTTCCGACCAGCTACTAAGTCGTGCTGAAGCCTCCACTTCTGGCTCGCTCTTTCAGAGCTCGCCAGCCCAAGATGGCATGCATCATTCTCGCACCATGGCACGATGGTGGGAGCGCAGAGCGAGTTCTTTAGCAACAGGAACCAGCTTTCTTGAACCTCCAACTAGATTTCACAACCATAATTATAGCCATCACAGTGATGATGTCCTAAAGTATGGAGATGATATAGAAGATCTGGGAGAACATCAAGCATCGTCTAGTATCCGTGATGATTCGGGATTAGATGATGAAGTGCTAGATCTTGCGTTTGTAGATAATGATGATCAGATGAAGAAAAATATGAAGTTAAGATTAGGAGGAATGATTTGA
- the LOC122055361 gene encoding protein LATE ELONGATED HYPOCOTYL-like isoform X3 encodes MEGHGNALKLEKEALEKGVSPGQAHDIDIPPPRPKRKPSNPYPRKSIAGSFSLSGEAIYERLSQPMPLHGASEVMDFESEEASEKFTALQKLQSKDACESADRSEVLNVFQDSVSTSMSSVSKISSNHRKYLELFPIEEKLDGNVSINKSSVPDKMEQELDKFSHGVDKTGQCTKQQTEDLQTHIKQHPSCTNGIETEDPDAQNPAAVMNTKPPSNPAVSAMQFQNPPSIGSVHQPFPVCSPLSYFHSNQDAYRSFLNMSSTSSSLIVSTLLQNPAVHAAAIHAASLWPSSEAETPVQPTAEISTGEILEKREKSATSLQAIAAATVAAAAAWWASLGLLPWFPLPFASFAFASQYTSMGPSADPTRTQGFDGTERKPSEAGQEVPSENQFDSVKPMYHSSKPLSPSDSDASGRGQNSDKQAARSNKIKPDSGLQDSEKAKDKKIQDRSSCGSNTPSSSEVETDTIEKTHDEKVNNESKESLFSNFSAWEINHRRLRNCGSMNESWKEVSEEGRLAFQALFKREVLPQSFSPPLSDEAAAMLNKGFTELPADVDKNMCTTINLNSLCNNAENKPVVRNNDTTVSAKLKIRRTGFKPYKRCSIEAKDNRSSAVEENGNKRIRLHEEAST; translated from the exons ttgaaaAAGGTGTTTCACCAGGACAAGCTCATGATATTGATATCCCTCCTCCAAGACCTAAAAGGAAACCAAGCAATCCATATCCACGGAAATCCATTGCGGGTTCTTTTTCTCTTTCTGGCGAAGCAATATATGAGAGATTGTCACAACCAATGCCTCTCCATGGAGCAAGTGAAGTAATGGACTTTGAAAGTGAAGAAGCATCAGAG AAATTCACAGCATTGCAGAAGTTGCAAAGTAAAGATGCTTGTGAAAGTGCAGACCGCTCAGAGGTTCTTAATGTTTTTCAAGATTCTGTATCTACTTCTATGTCTTCTGTAAGCAAGATCTCTTCCAATCATAGAAAGTATTTGGAACTCTTTCCCATTGAGGAGAAACTGGATGGCAATGTTTCAATTAACAAATCTTCAGTTCCTGATAAAATGGAACAGGAGCTAGATAAATTTTCTCATGGAGTTGATAAAACAGGACAATGTACAAAGCAACAAACAGAAGACCTTCAAACCCACATAAAGCAACATCCTTCATGCACGAACGGCATTGAAACTGAAGACCCAGATGCTCAGAACCCTGCTGCAGTGATGAATACTAAACCACCCTCAAACCCTGCAGTTTCTGCAATGCAATTCCAGAATCCACCATCAATTGGTTCCGTGCATCAACCATTTCCAGTCTGTTCGCCTTTGTCTTACTTCCATAGCAATCAAGATGCCTATAGGTCATTCCTAAACATGTCATCCACCTCTTCAAGTCTTATTGTTTCCACCTTGTTACAAAATCCAGCAGTTCATGCAGCGGCCATCCACGCAGCATCATTATGGCCATCTTCTGAAGCCGAGACCCCTGTCCAGCCAACTGCAGAAATTTCAACTGGTGAAATTCTGGAAAAACGAGAAAAGTCAGCCACGAGCTTGCAGGCCATTGCTGCTGCTactgttgctgctgctgctgcatggTGGGCATCACTTGGCCTCTTGCCATGGTTCCCTCTGCCTTTTGCCAGTTTTGCATTTGCTTCTCAATATACAAGTATGGGACCCTCAGCAGACCCAACTCGAACTCAAGGATTCGATGGAACTGAGAGGAAGCCTTCGGAAGCAGGACAAGAAGTTCCGAgtgaaaatcaatttgattctGTAAAACCCATGTACCACTCTTCTAAACCATTATCACCATCAGACTCGGATGCCAGTGGAAGAGGTCAGAACTCCGACAAGCAAGCTGCTAGGTCCAATAAGATCAAACCAGATAGTGGGCTTCAGGATTCAGAGAAGGCGAAAGATAAGAAAATTCAGGATCGTTCTTCCTGTGGATCAAACACACCATCCAGTAGTGAAGTAGAAACAGACACTATAGAGAAAACACATGATGAGAAAGTGAATAATGAGTCTAAGGAATCCCTCTTCAGTAATTTTTCAGCGTGGGAAATCAATCATCGCAGGCTGAGGAATTGTGGAAGCATGAATGAATCATGGAAGGAGGTCTCTGAAGAG GGTCGACTTGCCTTTCAAGCACTGTTCAAGAGGGAGGTTCTTCCGCAAAGCTTTTCTCCTCCGCTCAGTGATGAAGCCGCAGCTATGCTTAACAAAGGGTTTACTGAACTGCCAGCTGATGTTGACAAGAACATGTGCACCACAATCAATCTTAACAGCCTTTGTAATAATGCCGAAAACAAGCCGGTTGTCAGAAACAACGATACTACAGTGTCCGCGAAGCTCAAGATTCGTCGGACAGGTTTCAAGCCTTATAAGAGGTGTTCAATAGAAGCTAAGGATAACAGATCCTCTGCTGTAGAAGAAAATGGCAACAAGAGGATACGTCTACATGAGGAAGCTTCAACCTGA
- the LOC122055364 gene encoding uncharacterized protein LOC122055364 produces the protein MAAPPEDARNAYNEFLEKVKRTIFLDNLSPQVTEAVVKKALGQFGNVVKFESIPNLTIPYPIPQAALVEMENEKQAKGIVAELTSYPFMMSGMPRPVRAKPAKIEMFADRPALPDRKIQVRCVETSDPDFNVANELKLLYKRQNANHLAMVKHLLDEEEKIHKKQEETLQGNYKKYEQIEKLMVEGTSARLARQYGLRLDDD, from the exons ATGGCGGCACCTCCAGAGGATGCTCGAAATGCTTACAATGAGTTTTTGGAGAAGGTCAAAAGAACTATTTTCCTCGACAATCTCTCTCCACAGGTGACTGAAGCAGTTGTCAAAAAGGCTCTCGGGCAATTCGGGAATGTGGTGAAATTTGAGTCTATTCCGAACTTGACAATACCATATCCTATCCCTCAAGCCGCCTTGGTTGAGATGGAGAACGAGAAGCAAGCGAAGGGGATAGTAGCTGAGTTGACATCCTACCCTTTCATGATGTCCGGGATGCCTAGACCTGTGAGGGCTAAGCCAGCGAAGATCGAGATGTTTGCTGATCGCCCAGCGCTGCCTGATCGAAAAATACAGGTGCGCTGTGTAGAGACATCTGATCCAGACTTCAATGTGGCAAATGAGCTGAAACTGCTTTACAAGAGACAGAATGCTAATCATCTAGCTATGGTTAAG CATCTTCTAGATGAGGaggaaaaaattcataaaaagcaGGAGGAAACACTTCAGGGTAACTACAAGAAATACGAGCAGATCGAGAAGCTGATGGTGGAAGGAACCTCTGCGCGTTTGGCACGCCAATATGGACTGAGGTTAGATGATGATTGA
- the LOC122055365 gene encoding autophagy-related protein 9-like isoform X2 — protein sequence MSSWGVLRRFKWPWKNRRFLNSQVLDDRAIDIELTYYTKLPAAEPDSPSDLLTGEEQDNELIVDLDIFFESLYNYYCGKGLKCITIKWIVEILTVIFMEFFIWFFLLVVDWPALHTAKCGIDALKSRYKTCDLAEIAIKKHPLVPFTLTKGVIVGCMVMLAIYGVFNFLIFIVQFKGMLKVRNFYYNSLNITDREIQAASWQTVLEKIIQSQHTQRLCVVKKLSAHDIVMRMMRKENYLIAMLNKGVLAFPVPWLVPGAGPSLIKNGRKYQIILPKTLEWILNWCIFQSMFDSKFCVQREFVENTSLLRMRIRIIGIVMFLISPCLAIFMLVYLFLRHAEQFYHHPSTASSRRWSNLSKWIFREFNEVEHLFRYRMNNSIAYASNYLKQFPAPCVSLIAKFISFVSGGFAAILIIIAFMDESLLEGHVFGRNLFWYAAIFGSATAISRAAISDEVQVLDHDGAMSLVVNYTHYMPKRWRGKEKTDLVRAEFQSMFQYTGTMLLEELLSIFLTPIILVFFLPERVDDILHFILEHTVYVEGVGDVCSTFNFKNHGNTKYGSPCPAEKERSSSQGKMEKSFFSFQCAYLYSEPDADGQQFLSTLQKFKEKQTHLARVSDLLQTWKWQPTRGLSSQPDIVHRFTPNMLSSNRCFLKNGCHLDSPFAMDRELLDHPYILDCYHASKPLEVLENQEGLPSPRTEVAFKPNQDFIASQNNLRDEVENKDQHWDLSFSDQLLSRAEASTSGSLFQSSPAQDGMHHSRTMARWWERRASSLATGTSFLEPPTRFHNHNYSHHSDDVLKYGDDIEDLGEHQASSSIRDDSGLDDEVLDLAFVDNDDQMKKNMKLRLGGMI from the exons ATGTCCAGTTGGGGAGTTCTAAGAAGATTTAAGTGGCCATGGAAAAACAGGAGATTCCTGAATTCCCAAGTGCTTGATGATAGGGCGATTGATATTGAATTGACATATTACACTAAACTGCCAGCTGCTGAACCTGATAGCCCATCTGATCTTCTTACAGGAGAAGAACAGGACAATGAGCTAATTGTTGATTTAGATATCTTCTTTGAGTCTCTCTATAATTACTATTGTGGAAAGGGCCTGAAGTGCATTACTATAAAGTGGATAGTTGAGATCCTGACTGTAATCTTCATGgaattttttatttggtttttcTTGTTGGTTGTTGATTGGCCTGCCTTGCACACTGCAAAATGTGGGATTGATGCGCTGAAGTCTAGATATAAGACTTGTGATCTTGCAGAAATAGCCATAAAAAAGCACCCATTAGTCCCGTTTACATTAACAAAAGGTGTCATTGTTGGGTGCATGGTTATGTTGGCAATCTACGGGGTATTTAACTTCTTGATATTCATTGTACAGTTCAAAGGCATGCTTAAAGTCCGCAACTTCTATTATAACAG TCTCAATATCACAGATCGTGAAATTCAGGCAGCTTCATGGCAGACTGTGTTAGAAAAAATCATACAGTCACAGCATACACAGCGACTTTGTGTGGTAAAGAAACTTTCTGCACATGACATAGTGATGCGAATGATGCGCAAGGAGAATTATTTAATTGCAATGCTCAACAAAGGCGTTCTTGCTTTTCCAGTTCCTTGGTTGGTACCTGGAGCTGGTCCTTCTCTAATAAAAAATGGAAGAAAATATCAGATAATATTACCAAAGACCCTTGAGTGGATACTAAATTGGTGCATATTTCAAAGCATGTTTGACAG TAAATTTTGTGTTCAGAGGGAATTCGTAGAGAACACTTCATTGTTAAGGATGAGGATCAGGATTATTGGGATCGTGATGTTTCTCATTTCACCATGTTTAGCAATATTCATGTTGGTGTATCTGTTTCTAAGGCATGCAGAACAGTTCTATCATCATCCAAGCACAGCATCATCTCGAAGGTGGTCTAACTTATCAAAGTGGATCTTTAGGGAGTTCAATGAG GTTGAACATTTATTCAGATATCGAATGAACAATAGCATAGCATATGCTTCAAACTATCTAAAGCAATTTCCTGCACCTTGTGTGTCCCTTATTGCCAAATTCATCTCTTTTGTATCTGGTGGTTTTGCTGCTATTTTGATCATCATTGCTTTTATGGATGAATCTCTGCTGGAGGGCCAT GTTTTTGGCAGAAACTTATTCTGGTATGCTGCCATTTTTGGATCTGCAACTGCTATAAGTCGAGCTGCTATATCAGATGAGGTTCAGGTCCTTGATCATGATGGAGCAATGTCCCTTGTCGTAAACTATACACATTATATGCCAAAGAGATGGCGTGGCAAAGAAAAGACTGATTTGGTTCGGGCAGAGTTTCAGTCCATGTTCCag TATACTGGAACAATGCTGTTGGAAGAGCTGCTGTCAATCTTCCTAACACCTATAATCCTAGTATTCTTCCTGCCAGAG CGTGTAGATGATATCCTACATTTTATTTTGGAGCACACTGTTTACGTTGAGGGAGTCGGTGATGTCTGCAG CACATTCAACTTCAAAAATCACGGCAATACAAAATATGGTTCCCCCTGTCCGGCAGAAAAAGAAAGGAGTTCTTCCCAAGGGAAAATGGAGAAATCATTCTTTAG TTTTCAGTGTGCATATCTGTATTCGGAACCAGATGCCGACGGCCAGCAGTTCCTTTCCACTCTTCAGAAGTTCAAGGAGAAGCAAACACATTTAGCTCGTGTTTCAGACCTTTTGCAGACCTGGAAATGGCAACCCACTAGAGGCTTGAGTAGCCAACCTGATATCGTTCACAGATTCACTCCAAATATGTTAAGCAGTAATAGATGCTTCCTGAAAAATGGCTGTCACCTGGATTCTCCATTTGCCATGGACCGTGAACTTTTGGATCATCCATATATTTTGGATTGTTATCATGCATCCAAACCTCTCGAGGTGCTAGAAAACCAAGAAGGTTTACCTTCGCCAAGAACCGAAGTTGCTTTCAAGCCAAACCAAGATTTCATTGCAAGCCAGAACAATTTGAGAGATGAGGTTGAGAACAAGGACCAGCATTGGGACCTCTCCTTTTCCGACCAGCTACTAAGTCGTGCTGAAGCCTCCACTTCTGGCTCGCTCTTTCAGAGCTCGCCAGCCCAAGATGGCATGCATCATTCTCGCACCATGGCACGATGGTGGGAGCGCAGAGCGAGTTCTTTAGCAACAGGAACCAGCTTTCTTGAACCTCCAACTAGATTTCACAACCATAATTATAGCCATCACAGTGATGATGTCCTAAAGTATGGAGATGATATAGAAGATCTGGGAGAACATCAAGCATCGTCTAGTATCCGTGATGATTCGGGATTAGATGATGAAGTGCTAGATCTTGCGTTTGTAGATAATGATGATCAGATGAAGAAAAATATGAAGTTAAGATTAGGAGGAATGATTTGA